A segment of the Coregonus clupeaformis isolate EN_2021a unplaced genomic scaffold, ASM2061545v1 scaf0348, whole genome shotgun sequence genome:
ATTCTACAGGCTTATCAGACGACTCAGGGATGATGCTGAGGGGGGAAAAGAACATGTCATGTTAATCATTCATCATTTACTcaatactcactcacacacagttcGCCTtttgtcactgttcaaatactgTACAGTCAAAACAAACAAGAAGATACAATCTGTCCATACTTGCTGTCACGCTACTgcattcctaacacacacacacacactttcctccTCAGTGTGGTGTGGGCCACACACTGTACAAACACACTTTCTAAACACCCACACATACTCTGTCCACACCAATtgtcacactaacacacacacacacttaccattCAAAACACCCATGCTGATACAATCTGTCCATACTTACTGTCACGCTACAgcattcctaacacacacacacacacacgctgaccaCACTTACCTCCCCGGTGAAGCCTGGGGCTTTTGGCTGCTCACAGGAACAGTTTTTCTCTCTGGTGAGGGCCTGCTCTGTCCTGAGGGAGAGTTGACTGCAGTCTGCCCCCTGCAGGCCACAGGCAGGGTGAGAGTGGGTGCAGACTGGGAGACGACAGCAAGAGAGGGCTGGTCCGGCTGGGGGATAATCATTATAGATTGGCTCTGAACAATGAAACCCAGAATCCCTAGGTCGGATGTTTCCGTTTCTCCTGCCAATCTATTGGCTGATCCCTGGTCTTGACCAATCAGCTCGGCTACTCTCGATTTCTCATCGTCCTCTCGTTTGACGCAGACCGTCTCctgttcttctcctctctcttcagccATCCTTTCCTTGGGGAAGGGTTCTGACTCACTGTCAGAGTCGGCAGATGGATGGTACACCATCATATTTGGAAGGCAAACAGGTAGAGAGCTGAGGAGGTTGGTCTGGGATGGGCTGGAGTCTGCACAAGACAAGCGAGAAACACAGTTGTAAActatttaaataaatgttttactaAACTGCTAAAACAACTGAGACTACAGACGTACCTGGTGACGTACCTCTATTTACCAGGTGTTCCCGGCAGCACATCTGGCTCTGCAGTACAGACCTCAGCCCTTCACTGTGGGGGACAGACTGCAGACATTCATCCACACCACCGGGGACAGAGTCGAGCCAGGAGGCAGCCTGGGGAACACAGGGGGGAGATGTGTGGTTGATGAATGCAGTCGATGTGTGGTGGTCAAAGTGTGGTTGATAAATGTGGTCAATATGTAGCCTGTGTAGTCTCTTAGTGGTGAAGTTGGGGTTGACATGTGGTCGCCGGTAACTGTGTACCTGTTTAAAGTCTGGTACTGGCAGCAGCTCCTCCAGCctggagaggaacacacacaccagagactcCAGCTCTGCATTAAAGTATTGAccaaactgagagagagagagagagagagagagagagagagagagagagagagagagagagagagagagagaacaattcTTCACTGAACCCAGAGATTAGTAGATTGCTGCATGTTACTCAAGTGACGAAAGAGTCATTTTCTTACAGCCCATCGATCTCCTGGACTCCTCCGAGTGTACGCCATGAGCCTGGCTTTGGCATCCTCGAAGGCCTTGTCACTGGACTGTAAAAACAACAGACACATACCTTAGCGTGTGTCAGGGCCAAAGCATCCCTCTCAGCACTCGGTGTCCCCATTCTGGCACTCGGTTCCCTCCCTTTACTCCACCCTTTCACTCTATACGTTCAGTAAAAGGCAGGTGTAAAACTCCAGTtcccatgagccccctctctcaCCTGTGTCAGACAGATGGACTGGATCCTGTCCAGGTGAGTCTGGATGAGGTCTGGGGCGACGTTCTCACCTATCCACTCCTGGGACATCTGCAACACGGACCGATCGGGAGGTCCGTTTAGAATTACTCAAGGCACAGATTTGCAAGGCACAGAGGTGAACTTCTGATTTGCAGCACATGGAAAATACTGTGTAGGTTACTGCTAGAAGAAATGCATGTggcctccagagtggcgcagcggtttaaggcactacatcgcagtgctagaggcgtcactatacatccgggttcgatcccgggctgtgtcgcagccggccgcaaccgggagaaccatgaggtggcgcacaattggcccagcgtcttctgggttaggggagaattttggccggctgggatgtccttgtcccatcgcgctctagcaactccttgtggaggccgggcgcatgcacgctgacttcagtcgccagctatacgtgtttcctccgacacattggtgcggctggcttcgggttagcgagcagtgtgtcaagaagcagtgcggcttggcggggtcgtgtttcggaggacgcatggctctcgacctttgcctctcccgagtccatacgggagttgcagagatgggacaagactgtaactacaaattggggagaaaaaggggcaaAAAGTAcaaacgttttttgttgttgaagaaacgcatgcacacacacacctttgctCTGAGGCCCAGAAGCAGTACTGCTCTCTGCCTGTCAGTCAGTAGTTCTGGAACTGCCTCTGTGATCAAACACACAAAGTCCTCCAGCTTCCCATAATGCTCCAAACTCCGCCGCTCCACCACCTGCCACATGACCGCTGACATCAGACGCAGCGGTGGCACCAGGAgtctcagagaggagagagggagggggccaTCTGTGGGGAAAGAAAAGAGGGGGAGGTAAGTATGTATAGACAGGCAGGCTACACAAAGCACATATTGGCCCGGTTTGAATAATTCTTGCGTGTCCAGCCTGAGATTGGAATGTTAGGAGTTCGATCCCTAGccaagtcataccaaagactgtaaaaatgggaccaGATGCGTCTCTGCTTCGCACTCAGCAATGGATTGtgggtaaggccctgcgatagactagtgtcctgtccaacGGGAGTacacatcaagctgcctcacgcttcAGAAAACaggagatacagtggcttgcgaaagtatacaccccccttagcatttttcctattttgttgccttacaacctggaattaaaatggatatttggggggggggttgtatcgtttgatttacacaacatgcctaccactttgaagatgcaaaatattttttttattgtgaaacagacaagaaataagacaaagaaacagaaaacttgagcgtgcataactattcacccccccaaagtcaatactttgtagagccaccttttgcagcaattacagctgcaagtctcttggggtatgtctctataagcttggcacatctagccactgggatgtttgcccattcttcaaggcaaaactgctccagctccttcaagttggatggttccgctgatgagaggtgttgggtttgcaccagacatagcgttttccttgatggccaaaaagctcaattttagtctcatttgaccagagtaccttctaccatatgtttggggagtctcccacatgccttttggcaaacaccaaacgtgtttgcttatttttttctttaagcaatggcttttttctggccactcttccgtaaagcccagctctgtggagtgtgtggcttaaagtggtcctatggacagatactccaatctccgctgtggagctttgcagctccttctgggttatctttggtgcctctctgattaatgccctccttgcctggtccatgagttttgggtgggcggccctctcttggcaggtttgttgtggtgccatattctttccatttttttataatggatttaatggtgctccgtgggacgttcaaagtttctggtattttttaataacccaaccctgatctgtagttctccacaactttgtccctgacctgtttggagagctccttggtcttcatggtaccgcttgcttggtggtgccccttgcttagtggtgttgcagactctggggccttccagaacaggtgtatatatactgatcatttcacttcaccaatttcactattttgtgtatgtccattacatcaaatccaaataaaaatccatttaaattacaggttgtaatgcaacaaaataggaaaacgccaagggggatgaatacttttgcaaggcactgtaggctcatgcaaggctacttacttacttactttatagTACAGCAGTGCATACTTCAAAGAAGGATGGAAGTTAGGTGAGATGCAAGTGTTCAAACACATTTCACCATATCCAAGAATCACACCACTTGTTTTCACTGTTAATAGCTCTGGTCTAGGACATCAGAGGGACGCGctaacgccctggaccagagctacagTGTGAGCTGTACTGGCCAAGTATGGGTACCTGCATATATTGAGTGTCTGAAAGTGAGCATTGCTAAATAAGTGGGAGGATCAACATAAGCAGGTATATGGAAACCTAACAGCTAATTAGGCAGATTGGTTGCCATTCAAGATCATTTTGCCTGGCTGCTTGCTGCTTCCTTATAGTGTTTTAGCTAAACTGGTTAGGCAGGTTAGGATAATAACGTGGGCGGTTAGGATAATTAccttggcaggttaggataattaacgtggcaggtttaGAAGAACTAGTCTAGCACGTTGggagaatgaggttaaggttaggaaaagggttaggtttaaaggcaatttatgcttgatccgaaaatgtggtggGAGGCTTcctatggagggtgtgacgcaatttcGGAGCCtacggaggcatgcagaggccaaatcaagctccaTACCGCTTTGCCGTGCACCTTTCAAATAGTATAACAATGCGGTGGCgctgtatagctccgcattgacatgattggttgacagtaGGTGAGGGCAGGAGGTTCTGtacaaacacaaactcacttccttgacaacttccttggGGGAGATGGCGGAAGTGGATGCTGAATCGAATAAAACAGCGAGTCGAGCAAAGTTGGTGGTGACGAATGTTCTGAATGGACAACAGTAGCAGCGAAAACAGGAACCAAAAGGAAATTGTCTAAAATTGGAGTGGAGGATACGTGTATGAATGACAATGAATCACTTCTTGTTAAGTAAGGATGAATATGTGCGAAACCCGTTTGAGGTGTCGAAGATGGTGAAGtggagtctgtcagagtgaccaggagtggtctTATTTTGATTCAATGTATTTCTGAAGATTAGAGGAAGATTGCAATGAGCCTCAAAAGAATCCAGACAACAGAAGTTTTGTGTTTTGAACTTCGGAGTAGAGCAACCGTCAAAGGAGTCATCTCAGGTGACGACGGATGTTCAGGTTGAATACCTGAAGAAACAATTCCTGGTGTTCTTGGTGCCCGGCGCCTGACCCGCTGGGTGAATGGAGAAAAGAAGAAAGTCTGTCGGTTCTGTAGTTTTTTTGCTAAAGAGCAAATCTACGcatgtg
Coding sequences within it:
- the LOC121536044 gene encoding zinc finger protein 629; its protein translation is MDGPLPLSSLRLLVPPLRLMSAVMWQVVERRSLEHYGKLEDFVCLITEAVPELLTDRQRAVLLLGLRAKMSQEWIGENVAPDLIQTHLDRIQSICLTQSSDKAFEDAKARLMAYTRRSPGDRWAFGQYFNAELESLVCVFLSRLEELLPVPDFKQAASWLDSVPGGVDECLQSVPHSEGLRSVLQSQMCCREHLVNRDSSPSQTNLLSSLPVCLPNMMVYHPSADSDSESEPFPKERMAEERGEEQETVCVKREDDEKSRVAELIGQDQGSANRLAGETETSDLGILGFIVQSQSIMIIPQPDQPSLAVVSQSAPTLTLPVACRGQTAVNSPSGQSRPSPERKTVPVSSQKPQASPGSIIPESSDKPVECIMVESDTDSPTGESSSSETHPSSVSHNPRRVAHKCPTCGKCFIYRSQVLRHLTTHSRGGRYKCSKCGIGFPTPWSLNDHKRSVCVNATFDCPQCGKGFASLREQYRHRLTHKTNTCFQCGVGFRTQLELTRHHKTHWAQPLHQCCLCGKRFRLLSSLTNHKQTHSSGGGFACTQCERVFGSVKERDAHRQMHRVPKLICPVCGETFTSQAKLIKHQQTHPAPRGARGRGTNAVTVRIRLQA